The Populus trichocarpa isolate Nisqually-1 chromosome 2, P.trichocarpa_v4.1, whole genome shotgun sequence genome has a window encoding:
- the LOC7471752 gene encoding protein MULTIPLE CHLOROPLAST DIVISION SITE 1 has product MTTTTTSSPSAWTPQFHCFSVQRPTSFWASKHRFSPKVVELGRDFFLSSSQPRCNRVLLINPSFRFKAINKNNDNVENPKEEEEEEQQQCVQDVAKAAANKKESESDTTLPDWKKDPFSKFQGMIVTLPPVDFVMRRASGSNFVIWLCVATAFLVVAVRVYVVRKLRQSRPGSVADLVRRGQLRSDRRGISSPLKYEDPFNNPLVKVSKSNSTVEMCGKVYRLAPVTLTKDQQAIHQRRRSRAYQWKRPTIFLKEGDSIPPNVDPDTVRWIPANHPFATTASDIDEDLAQNNVYQKHGVPFRIQAEHEALQRKLETLQNEQKLNKLVIDTGNAKEFERSFKSNPKSNELVERSSFNSQSGDSKPLKSDRSLNSLNSSSSPEEMQKP; this is encoded by the exons ATGACAACGACAACAACATCATCACCATCAGCTTGGACTCCTCAATTTCACTGTTTCTCTGTCcag CGGCCGACTTCTTTTTGGGCATCGAAACACCGGTTTTCTCCGAAGGTAGTGGAACTCGGGAGAGATTTTTTCTTGTCTTCTTCACAACCCAGATGCAAtcgagttttattaattaatccaaGTTTTCGCTTTAAagcaattaataaaaataatgataatgtgGAGAATCccaaagaggaggaggaggaagagcagcAGCAATGTGTTCAAGATGTGGCAAAAGCAGCGGCCAACAAGAAAGAGAGTGAGAGTGATACTACGCTCCCGGATTGGAAAAAAGACCCTTTTTCCAAATTTCAGGGAATGATTGTCACTCTCCCTCCTGTTGATTTTGTG ATGAGAAGAGCTTCTGGAAGCAATTTTGTAATATGGCTATGTGTTGCTACTGCATTTTTGGTTGTTGCTGTGAGAGTATATGTGGTTAGGAAGTTAAGGCAAAGCCGTCCTGGCTCTGTAGCTGATCTTGTTAGACGTGGCCAGCTGAGATCTGATAGAAGAGGCAT ATCAAGTCCTCTCAAATACGAGGATCCGTTCAATAATCCATTGGTTAAAGTTAGCAAGAGCAATTCAACCGTTGAGATGTGTGGAAAGGTTTATCGCTTAGCTCCAGTTACACTAACCAAAGATCAACAAGCCATCCATCAGAGAAGGAGGTCACGGGCATACCAGTGGAAAAGACCAACAATTTTCCTTAAAGAAGGAGATTCAATACCTCCAAATGTTGACCCTGACACAGTCAGATGGATTCCTGCAAATCATCCTTTTGCAACTACTGCCAGTGACATTGACGAAGACTTGGCTCAAAACAATGTTTATCAAAAGCATGGTGTTCCTTTCCGTATTCAAGCTGAGCATGAGGCGCTACAAAGAAAGCTAGAGACGCTACAGAAT GAGCAGAAACTCAATAAATTAGTCATCGACACTGGAAATGCTAAAGAATTTGAGAGATCATTCAAGTCTAATCCAAAGTCAAATGAGCTTGTTGAACGCAGCTCCTTTAATAGCCAATCTGGTGATTCTAAGCCTTTGAAATCAGATCGTTCCCTGAATTCTCTTAATAGCAGTTCATCCCCGGAGGAAATGCAGAAGCCCTAA
- the LOC7471751 gene encoding monosaccharide-sensing protein 2 isoform X1 gives MKGASLVAIAACVGNFLQGWDNATIAGAVIYVKKDLKLQSSVEGLVVAMSLIGAAAITTCSGPISDWIGRRPMLISSSILYFVSGLVMFWSPNVYVLCIGRLLDGFGVGLAVTLIPLYISETAPSDIRGMLNTLPQFAGSGGMFLSYCMVFGMSLTTSPSWRMMLGILSIPSLLYFVLTVFYLPESPRWLVSKGKMLEAKQVLQRLRGREDVSGEMALLAEGLGIGGETSIEEYIIGPADEVADGQEPIVDKDKIKLYGPEEGLSWVAKPVTGQSSLALVSRQGSMVNQGVPLMDPLVTLFGSVHEKLPETGSMRSMLFPNFGSMFSTAEPHFRTEQWDEESVQREGEGYTSEAGGEDSDDNLHSPLISRQTTSMEKDMAHPTSHGSALSMRRHSSLLQGAGEAVDGTGIGGGWQLAWKWSEREGEDGKKEGGFKRIYLHQEGVPGSRRGSVVSLPGGDVPVEGEYIQAAALVSQPALYSKELMDQHPVGPAMVHPSQTATKAPIWAALLEPGVKHALFVGMGIQLLQQFAGINGVLYYTPQILEDAGVSVLLANLGLSTNSASFLISAFTNLLMLPCIGVAMKLMDISGRRTLLLTTIPVLILSLVVLIIFELVTVSAIVSAAILTACVIIFICCFVSAYGPIPNILCSEIFPTRVRGLCIAICAMVYWIGDIIVTYTLPVMLTSIGLVGIFSIYAAVCVISWIFVFLKVPETKGMPLEVITEFFAVGARQAAAAKN, from the exons ATGAAGGGAGCATCTCTAGTGGCTATTGCTGCTTGCGTTGGTAACTTCTTGCAAGGATGGGATAATGCTACCATTGCTG GCGCTGTCATTTACGTCAAGAAAGACCTCAAGTTGCAATCGAGTGTGGAAGGTCTTGTTGTGGCCATGTCACTTATTGGAGCCGCTGCTATCACAACATGCTCAGGACCCATATCAGATTGGATTGGTCGGCGTCCAATGCTAATAAGCTCATCAATTCTCTACTTTGTCAGTGGTTTGGTAATGTTTTGGTCACCCAATGTTTATGTCTTGTGCATAGGAAGACTGTTGGATGGATTTGGCGTTGGTTTAGCAGTTACTCTTATTCCACTCTATATTTCTGAGACCGCCCCATCAGATATAAGGGGAATGTTAAATACTCTACCTCAGTTTGCCGGTTCAGGTGGCATGTTTCTGTCGTACTGTATGGTTTTTGGGATGTCATTGACAACTTCACCTAGTTGGAGGATGATGCTTGGAATTCTTTCCATTCCTTCTTTACTATATTTTGTACTCACAGTGTTTTACTTGCCTGAATCTCCTCGATGGCTTGTAAGTAAAGGAAAGATGCTTGAGGCAAAGCAGGTTCTCCAGAGATTGCGTGGCAGGGAAGATGTTTCAG GCGAGATGGCTTTACTGGCTGAAGGTCTTGGTATCGGGGGTGAAACATCCATAGAAGAATACATAATAGGGCCTGCTGATGAAGTCGCTGATGGTCAAGAACCCATTGTTGATAAAGACAAAATCAAGTTATATGGACCTGAAGAAGGCCTTTCCTGGGTTGCTAAACCCGTAACTGGACAGAGTTCTCTTGCTCTTGTATCGCGCCAAGGAAGCATGGTGAACCAAGGCGTGCCTCTTATGGACCCTCTTGTGACTCTTTTTGGTAGTGTTCATGAAAAGCTCCCTGAGACAGGAAGCATGCGGAGCATGCTTTTCCCTAATTTTGGCAGCATGTTTAGTACAGCAGAACCTCACTTTAGGACTGAGCAGTGGGATGAAGAGAGTGTACAAAGAGAAGGTGAGGGCTACACATCAGAGGCTGGTGGTGAGGATTCTGATGACAATTTGCACAGTCCACTAATATCACGCCAGACGACAAGCATGGAAAAGGATATGGCCCACCCAACTTCCCATGGCAGTGCTCTGAGCATGAGACGGCATAGCAGTCTATTGCAAGGAGCTGGGGAGGCAGTTGACGGTACTGGCATTGGTGGGGGTTGGCAGTTGGCATGGAAATGGTCCGAGAGAGAAGGTGAGGATGGAAAGAAGGAAGGGGGGTTTAAAAGGATTTATTTGCACCAAGAGGGAGTTCCTGGATCCCGACGCGGGTCTGTTGTTTCACTTCCTGGTGGTGATGTTCCTGTTGAAGGTGAGTATATCCAGGCTGCTGCTCTGGTAAGCCAGCCAGCTCTTTATTCAAAGGAGCTTATGGATCAGCATCCAGTTGGACCCGCAATGGTTCACCCATCTCAAACAGCTACAAAAGCTCCGATATGGGCCGCTCTGCTTGAACCCGGAGTTAAGCATGCTTTGTTTGTTGGGATGGGAATTCAATTGCTTCAGCAG TTTGCTGGTATAAATGGAGTTCTTTACTACACGCCTCAAATTCTTGAAGACGCAGGTGTTTCGGTTCTTCTTGCAAACTTGGGCCTCAGCACAAACTCTGCATCATTCCTTATAAGTGCATTTACAAACCTCCTTATGCTTCCATGTATAGGAGTAGCGATGAAGCTTATGGATATCTCAGGGAGAAG GACGCTCCTACTTACCACAATTCCTGTGCTGATACTTTCCCTCGTCgtcttaattatttttgaactagtGACTGTGAGCGCAATCGTCAGTGCTGCAATCTTAACTGCCTGTGTTATCATCTTCATCTGCTGTTTTGTGTCGGCTTATGGACCAATTCCTAATATCCTCTGCTCGGAGATCTTCCCGACAAGAGTCCGAGGCCTCTGCATTGCCATTTGTGCCATGGTTTACTGGATTGGAGACATCATTGTCACCTACACACTGCCTGTGATGCTAACTTCCATCGGCCTAGTTGGTATCTTCAGCATTTACGCCGCTGTGTGCGTCATCTCTTGgatctttgttttcttgaagGTCCCAGAGACCAAAGGAATGCCTCTTGAAGTCATTACTGAGTTCTTTGCTGTGGGCGCAAGACAAGCTGCTGCTGCCAAGAATTAA
- the LOC7471751 gene encoding monosaccharide-sensing protein 2 isoform X2, translating into MKGASLVAIAACVGNFLQGWDNATIAGAVIYVKKDLKLQSSVEGLVVAMSLIGAAAITTCSGPISDWIGRLLDGFGVGLAVTLIPLYISETAPSDIRGMLNTLPQFAGSGGMFLSYCMVFGMSLTTSPSWRMMLGILSIPSLLYFVLTVFYLPESPRWLVSKGKMLEAKQVLQRLRGREDVSGEMALLAEGLGIGGETSIEEYIIGPADEVADGQEPIVDKDKIKLYGPEEGLSWVAKPVTGQSSLALVSRQGSMVNQGVPLMDPLVTLFGSVHEKLPETGSMRSMLFPNFGSMFSTAEPHFRTEQWDEESVQREGEGYTSEAGGEDSDDNLHSPLISRQTTSMEKDMAHPTSHGSALSMRRHSSLLQGAGEAVDGTGIGGGWQLAWKWSEREGEDGKKEGGFKRIYLHQEGVPGSRRGSVVSLPGGDVPVEGEYIQAAALVSQPALYSKELMDQHPVGPAMVHPSQTATKAPIWAALLEPGVKHALFVGMGIQLLQQFAGINGVLYYTPQILEDAGVSVLLANLGLSTNSASFLISAFTNLLMLPCIGVAMKLMDISGRRTLLLTTIPVLILSLVVLIIFELVTVSAIVSAAILTACVIIFICCFVSAYGPIPNILCSEIFPTRVRGLCIAICAMVYWIGDIIVTYTLPVMLTSIGLVGIFSIYAAVCVISWIFVFLKVPETKGMPLEVITEFFAVGARQAAAAKN; encoded by the exons ATGAAGGGAGCATCTCTAGTGGCTATTGCTGCTTGCGTTGGTAACTTCTTGCAAGGATGGGATAATGCTACCATTGCTG GCGCTGTCATTTACGTCAAGAAAGACCTCAAGTTGCAATCGAGTGTGGAAGGTCTTGTTGTGGCCATGTCACTTATTGGAGCCGCTGCTATCACAACATGCTCAGGACCCATATCAGATTGGATTG GAAGACTGTTGGATGGATTTGGCGTTGGTTTAGCAGTTACTCTTATTCCACTCTATATTTCTGAGACCGCCCCATCAGATATAAGGGGAATGTTAAATACTCTACCTCAGTTTGCCGGTTCAGGTGGCATGTTTCTGTCGTACTGTATGGTTTTTGGGATGTCATTGACAACTTCACCTAGTTGGAGGATGATGCTTGGAATTCTTTCCATTCCTTCTTTACTATATTTTGTACTCACAGTGTTTTACTTGCCTGAATCTCCTCGATGGCTTGTAAGTAAAGGAAAGATGCTTGAGGCAAAGCAGGTTCTCCAGAGATTGCGTGGCAGGGAAGATGTTTCAG GCGAGATGGCTTTACTGGCTGAAGGTCTTGGTATCGGGGGTGAAACATCCATAGAAGAATACATAATAGGGCCTGCTGATGAAGTCGCTGATGGTCAAGAACCCATTGTTGATAAAGACAAAATCAAGTTATATGGACCTGAAGAAGGCCTTTCCTGGGTTGCTAAACCCGTAACTGGACAGAGTTCTCTTGCTCTTGTATCGCGCCAAGGAAGCATGGTGAACCAAGGCGTGCCTCTTATGGACCCTCTTGTGACTCTTTTTGGTAGTGTTCATGAAAAGCTCCCTGAGACAGGAAGCATGCGGAGCATGCTTTTCCCTAATTTTGGCAGCATGTTTAGTACAGCAGAACCTCACTTTAGGACTGAGCAGTGGGATGAAGAGAGTGTACAAAGAGAAGGTGAGGGCTACACATCAGAGGCTGGTGGTGAGGATTCTGATGACAATTTGCACAGTCCACTAATATCACGCCAGACGACAAGCATGGAAAAGGATATGGCCCACCCAACTTCCCATGGCAGTGCTCTGAGCATGAGACGGCATAGCAGTCTATTGCAAGGAGCTGGGGAGGCAGTTGACGGTACTGGCATTGGTGGGGGTTGGCAGTTGGCATGGAAATGGTCCGAGAGAGAAGGTGAGGATGGAAAGAAGGAAGGGGGGTTTAAAAGGATTTATTTGCACCAAGAGGGAGTTCCTGGATCCCGACGCGGGTCTGTTGTTTCACTTCCTGGTGGTGATGTTCCTGTTGAAGGTGAGTATATCCAGGCTGCTGCTCTGGTAAGCCAGCCAGCTCTTTATTCAAAGGAGCTTATGGATCAGCATCCAGTTGGACCCGCAATGGTTCACCCATCTCAAACAGCTACAAAAGCTCCGATATGGGCCGCTCTGCTTGAACCCGGAGTTAAGCATGCTTTGTTTGTTGGGATGGGAATTCAATTGCTTCAGCAG TTTGCTGGTATAAATGGAGTTCTTTACTACACGCCTCAAATTCTTGAAGACGCAGGTGTTTCGGTTCTTCTTGCAAACTTGGGCCTCAGCACAAACTCTGCATCATTCCTTATAAGTGCATTTACAAACCTCCTTATGCTTCCATGTATAGGAGTAGCGATGAAGCTTATGGATATCTCAGGGAGAAG GACGCTCCTACTTACCACAATTCCTGTGCTGATACTTTCCCTCGTCgtcttaattatttttgaactagtGACTGTGAGCGCAATCGTCAGTGCTGCAATCTTAACTGCCTGTGTTATCATCTTCATCTGCTGTTTTGTGTCGGCTTATGGACCAATTCCTAATATCCTCTGCTCGGAGATCTTCCCGACAAGAGTCCGAGGCCTCTGCATTGCCATTTGTGCCATGGTTTACTGGATTGGAGACATCATTGTCACCTACACACTGCCTGTGATGCTAACTTCCATCGGCCTAGTTGGTATCTTCAGCATTTACGCCGCTGTGTGCGTCATCTCTTGgatctttgttttcttgaagGTCCCAGAGACCAAAGGAATGCCTCTTGAAGTCATTACTGAGTTCTTTGCTGTGGGCGCAAGACAAGCTGCTGCTGCCAAGAATTAA